The Corynebacterium pseudopelargi genome contains a region encoding:
- a CDS encoding exodeoxyribonuclease III, translating to MSTLHITTVNVNGIRAAVKQRSETNLGFIPWLEQSGSDVVLLQEVRASEKETLKALEPLLDTWHYVGAPAAAKGRAGVGILSKQPLEDVRIGIEGFEDSGRYIEGKLGDVTVASLYLPSGAADTEKQDEKYRFLDSFQPYIEQAAQDNPKMVIGGDWNICHRPDDLKNDKANKKKSGFLPDERAFMDAIFGTFPEAHSLVEGAGQWAGAVEYQGTAREVATDPKWFDVARRLAPEHTNFTWWTYRGKAFDTDAGWRIDYQAATKTMLERAQRCWVDKAAAYDLRWSDHSPLNVVYDMG from the coding sequence ATGAGCACACTCCACATCACCACCGTGAACGTCAATGGTATCCGTGCTGCAGTAAAGCAGCGCAGCGAAACCAACCTTGGTTTTATCCCCTGGCTTGAGCAATCCGGCAGTGATGTGGTGCTGCTGCAGGAAGTGCGCGCCAGCGAAAAAGAAACGCTCAAAGCACTTGAGCCCCTCCTCGATACCTGGCACTACGTTGGTGCGCCGGCCGCAGCCAAGGGTCGTGCAGGTGTGGGTATTTTAAGCAAGCAGCCCTTGGAGGATGTGCGCATCGGCATTGAGGGCTTTGAAGATTCCGGCCGCTATATCGAAGGCAAGCTCGGTGATGTCACCGTCGCTTCGCTCTACCTCCCTTCGGGTGCTGCGGATACTGAGAAGCAGGATGAGAAATACCGCTTCCTCGATAGCTTCCAGCCCTACATCGAGCAGGCTGCCCAAGATAATCCGAAGATGGTCATTGGTGGCGACTGGAATATCTGCCACCGCCCCGATGATCTGAAAAACGATAAGGCCAATAAGAAGAAGTCGGGCTTCTTGCCCGATGAGCGTGCCTTCATGGACGCCATCTTTGGCACCTTCCCCGAAGCGCACAGCTTGGTAGAAGGGGCAGGGCAGTGGGCAGGCGCGGTGGAATACCAGGGCACTGCGCGCGAGGTAGCAACAGATCCGAAGTGGTTCGACGTGGCGCGTCGACTAGCTCCGGAGCACACCAACTTCACGTGGTGGACGTATAGGGGTAAGGCTTTCGATACCGACGCGGGGTGGCGCATTGATTACCAGGCGGCCACCAAAACCATGCTTGAGCGGGCACAACGCTGCTGGGTAGACAAGGCTGCGGCCTATGATCTGCGTTGGTCGGACCATTCTCCCCTCAACGTCGTCTACGACATGGGATAA
- a CDS encoding MFS transporter, with product MLQRRSIPRQTEITNTKRIIVMVALALGGFGIGVTEFVTMGLLREIAADFNVTENTAGTIITAYAMGVVIGAPVIAASTGMLPRRRLLLLLMAAFCVGNLLTAFSTSMGMLIIARLLAGLPHGAYFSVSGLAVASMAPIGQRGRALAFVGMGLPVASVAGVPAAQALGFAFGWQWAYVLVTAIGIATFAALWFLMPHMSEMAPTSPLTELGALLRGQVWLTLAIGAVGFGGMFAVYTYISWTMTNHAGLNPEWMWLVLMLYGIGMVAGTWVGGRLSDWNVDKGILCALIAIVSALVGFYFLSAWPIPGIIAFGLVGMSGSTLIPSLQIRLMDVAGRAQTLAASLNHSALNIANALGASLGGAVIAAGHGYNTPALAGAGLGLAAVLLWIPTHWLRKKQLAK from the coding sequence GTGTTACAACGTCGAAGCATCCCCCGCCAAACAGAAATCACCAACACCAAACGCATCATCGTCATGGTGGCCCTGGCCCTTGGTGGTTTCGGCATTGGTGTGACCGAATTCGTCACCATGGGGTTGCTCCGCGAAATCGCCGCAGACTTCAACGTCACCGAAAACACCGCAGGCACCATCATCACCGCCTACGCCATGGGTGTGGTGATCGGCGCGCCAGTAATCGCCGCCTCCACCGGCATGCTGCCTAGACGACGCCTCCTCTTGCTACTCATGGCAGCCTTTTGCGTAGGCAACCTGCTCACCGCTTTTTCCACCAGCATGGGCATGCTGATCATCGCCCGCTTACTCGCAGGTCTGCCACACGGCGCCTACTTCTCAGTATCTGGTCTAGCCGTCGCCTCCATGGCGCCTATCGGACAACGCGGCAGAGCCCTAGCCTTTGTGGGCATGGGCTTGCCCGTAGCCAGCGTCGCCGGTGTGCCCGCCGCCCAAGCGCTCGGCTTCGCCTTCGGCTGGCAATGGGCCTACGTGCTCGTGACCGCCATCGGCATCGCCACTTTTGCCGCACTGTGGTTTTTGATGCCGCACATGTCTGAAATGGCACCCACCAGCCCACTCACAGAACTCGGCGCCCTCCTGCGCGGGCAAGTATGGCTCACCCTGGCCATCGGCGCCGTGGGCTTTGGCGGCATGTTCGCCGTCTATACCTATATCTCTTGGACCATGACCAACCACGCAGGGCTCAACCCGGAGTGGATGTGGCTGGTGCTCATGCTGTATGGCATCGGCATGGTCGCCGGCACCTGGGTAGGCGGCAGGCTTTCCGATTGGAACGTTGATAAAGGCATCCTCTGCGCACTGATCGCCATCGTGAGCGCCCTGGTGGGCTTCTATTTCCTAAGCGCATGGCCGATCCCCGGCATCATCGCCTTCGGCCTGGTGGGCATGTCCGGTTCCACCTTGATCCCCTCCCTACAAATCCGCCTCATGGATGTAGCAGGGCGCGCCCAAACGCTCGCCGCCTCGCTGAACCACTCAGCGCTTAATATCGCCAATGCCCTGGGTGCCTCACTTGGTGGTGCCGTAATCGCTGCTGGTCACGGCTACAACACCCCAGCCCTTGCTGGCGCCGGGCTCGGCTTGGCAGCGGTGCTGTTGTGGATCCCAACCCACTGGTTGCGCAAGAAGCAGTTGGCCAAGTAG
- a CDS encoding NADP-dependent isocitrate dehydrogenase, which produces MATIIYTRTDEAPLLATYSLKPVVEAFAATAGIDVETRDISLAGRILAQFPDYLSDEQKVDDALAELGELAKTPEANIIKLPNISASVPQMKAAIAELQAQGFKLPDYPDSPSTEEEKDIRNRYDAVKGSAVNPVLREGNSDRRAPQAVKNFAKKHPHRMGEWSKDSKTNVATMADHDFRHNEKSVIMPADDVLTIRIGDTVLKDDLKVLKGEVIDGTFMSAEALDAFLAEQVKRAKEEGVLFSTHLKATMMKVSDPIIFGHVVRAYFADVYEQYGEELLAAGLNGENGLAAIYSGLEKLDNGAEIKAAFDKALAEGPALAMVNSHKGITNLHVPSDVIVDASMPAMIRTSGHMWNADDQEQDTLAVIPDSSYAGVYQAVIEDCKENGAFDPTTMGTVPNVGLMAQKAEEYGSHDKTFKIKQDGTVEVVNSAGEVLMSHEVKAGDIWRACQTKDAPIQDWVKLAVTRSRLSGMPAIFWLDPERAHDRNLIELVKKYLADHDTEGLDITIASPVEATKTSIERIRRGEDTISVTGNVLRDYNTDLFPILELGTSAKMLSVVPLMAGGGLFETGAGGSAPKHVQQLQEENHLRWDSLGEFLALAESLRHISNNGGTKKAAVLADALDKATERLLNDGKSPSRKVGEIDNRGSHFYLTKFWAEELAAQSEDAELAETFAPVAKALDEKAADIDAALIEVQGKEVDLGGYYYPNDAKTSEVMRPVATFNEVIDSLK; this is translated from the coding sequence ATGGCAACGATCATTTACACCCGCACCGACGAAGCTCCGCTGCTTGCGACCTACTCGCTGAAGCCAGTAGTGGAGGCGTTTGCTGCAACCGCCGGCATCGATGTGGAAACCCGCGACATTTCGCTGGCTGGCCGCATCCTCGCGCAGTTCCCCGATTACCTAAGCGATGAGCAGAAGGTAGATGACGCGCTGGCGGAGCTTGGCGAGCTTGCCAAGACCCCCGAGGCGAACATCATCAAGCTGCCGAATATCTCTGCATCCGTGCCGCAGATGAAGGCCGCTATTGCAGAGCTGCAGGCTCAGGGCTTCAAGCTGCCCGATTACCCGGATTCCCCTTCCACCGAGGAAGAAAAGGACATCCGCAACCGCTACGACGCCGTCAAGGGCTCCGCGGTCAACCCCGTACTGCGTGAGGGCAACTCTGATCGCCGCGCACCGCAGGCCGTGAAGAACTTTGCCAAGAAGCACCCGCACCGCATGGGCGAGTGGTCGAAGGATTCTAAGACCAACGTGGCCACCATGGCCGATCACGACTTCCGCCACAACGAGAAGTCTGTAATCATGCCCGCCGATGATGTACTCACCATCCGCATCGGCGATACCGTACTCAAGGATGATCTCAAGGTGCTCAAGGGCGAGGTGATCGACGGCACCTTCATGTCCGCCGAGGCACTCGATGCGTTCTTGGCCGAGCAGGTCAAGCGCGCCAAGGAAGAAGGCGTGCTCTTCTCCACCCACCTGAAGGCCACCATGATGAAGGTCTCTGACCCGATCATCTTCGGCCACGTGGTGCGCGCTTACTTCGCAGACGTCTACGAGCAGTACGGCGAGGAGCTGCTGGCTGCTGGCCTCAACGGTGAAAACGGCCTGGCTGCCATCTACTCCGGTTTGGAAAAGCTCGACAATGGCGCTGAGATCAAGGCCGCCTTTGATAAGGCTCTGGCCGAAGGCCCCGCCCTTGCCATGGTGAACTCCCACAAGGGCATCACCAACCTGCACGTGCCTTCCGATGTGATCGTGGATGCCTCCATGCCTGCCATGATCCGCACCTCCGGCCACATGTGGAACGCCGATGACCAGGAGCAGGACACCCTCGCGGTGATCCCCGATTCCTCCTACGCCGGCGTGTACCAGGCCGTGATTGAGGATTGCAAGGAAAACGGCGCCTTCGATCCCACCACCATGGGCACTGTGCCCAACGTTGGCCTGATGGCTCAGAAGGCTGAGGAGTACGGCTCCCACGACAAGACCTTCAAGATCAAGCAGGACGGCACCGTGGAGGTTGTGAACTCCGCAGGTGAGGTGCTGATGTCCCACGAGGTCAAGGCCGGCGACATTTGGCGTGCATGCCAGACCAAGGATGCCCCCATCCAGGACTGGGTGAAGCTCGCCGTGACCCGTTCTCGCCTTTCGGGCATGCCTGCCATCTTCTGGCTGGATCCCGAGCGCGCTCACGACCGTAACCTGATCGAGCTGGTGAAGAAGTATCTGGCCGATCACGATACCGAGGGCCTGGACATCACCATTGCTTCCCCGGTGGAGGCCACCAAGACCTCCATCGAGCGCATCCGCCGTGGTGAAGACACCATCTCGGTGACCGGCAACGTGCTGCGTGACTACAACACCGACCTCTTCCCCATCCTTGAGCTGGGCACTTCTGCAAAGATGCTCTCCGTGGTGCCGCTGATGGCTGGCGGTGGCCTCTTTGAAACCGGCGCTGGCGGTTCCGCACCGAAGCACGTGCAGCAGCTCCAGGAAGAAAACCACCTGCGTTGGGATTCTTTGGGCGAGTTCCTGGCGTTGGCTGAGTCCCTGCGCCACATCTCCAACAACGGTGGCACCAAGAAGGCCGCTGTGTTGGCAGATGCGCTGGACAAGGCCACCGAGCGCCTGCTCAACGATGGCAAGTCTCCTTCCCGCAAGGTGGGCGAGATTGATAACCGCGGCTCCCACTTCTACTTGACCAAGTTCTGGGCAGAGGAGCTGGCCGCACAGTCCGAGGATGCAGAGCTGGCCGAGACCTTCGCTCCTGTCGCCAAGGCTTTGGATGAGAAGGCCGCTGACATTGACGCAGCCCTCATCGAGGTCCAGGGCAAGGAAGTGGACCTGGGCGGCTACTACTACCCCAACGACGCTAAGACCTCCGAGGTCATGCGCCCGGTTGCAACCTTCAACGAGGTTATTGATTCGCTGAAGTAG